The Pseudoalteromonas translucida KMM 520 genome has a window encoding:
- the atpD gene encoding F0F1 ATP synthase subunit beta, with the protein MSLGKVVQIIGAVVDIEFPQNNVPAVYDALRVTDGDLTGLTLEVQQQLGGGVVRTIAMGTTDGLRRGASVMNTGESIQVPVGKATLGRIMNVLGEPIDEAGPIGEEDRMSIHRAAPTYEEQSSSVELLETGIKVIDLVCPFAKGGKVGLFGGAGVGKTVNMMELIRNIAIEHSGYSVFAGVGERTREGNDFYHEMNDSNVLDKVSLVYGQMNEPPGNRLRVALTGLTMAEKFRDEGRDVLFFVDNIYRYTLAGTEVSALLGRMPSAVGYQPTLAEEMGVLQERIASTKTGSITSIQAVYVPADDLTDPSPATTFAHLDATVVLSRDIASLGIYPAVDPLDSSSRQLDPQVIGQEHYDTARGVQTVLQRYKELKDIIAILGMDELSDEDKQLVSRARKIQRFLSQPFFVAEVFTGASGKYVSLKDTISGFKGILNGEFDDMPEQAFYMVGSIEEAQEKAKSM; encoded by the coding sequence CGTGCCAGCCGTATATGACGCGCTAAGAGTAACAGATGGCGATTTAACTGGGTTGACTCTAGAAGTTCAACAACAGTTAGGTGGCGGTGTGGTACGTACTATCGCTATGGGTACTACAGACGGTTTACGTCGTGGTGCTTCGGTAATGAATACAGGTGAGTCGATTCAAGTTCCAGTTGGTAAAGCAACACTTGGTCGTATCATGAACGTACTTGGTGAGCCAATCGATGAAGCTGGCCCAATCGGCGAAGAAGACCGTATGTCTATTCACCGTGCAGCGCCTACTTACGAAGAGCAATCAAGTTCAGTTGAGCTTTTAGAAACGGGTATCAAGGTTATCGACCTTGTATGTCCATTCGCTAAAGGTGGTAAAGTTGGTTTATTCGGTGGTGCCGGTGTTGGTAAAACCGTAAACATGATGGAACTTATCCGTAACATCGCAATCGAGCACAGCGGCTACTCAGTATTCGCCGGTGTTGGTGAGCGTACACGTGAAGGTAACGATTTCTACCATGAGATGAACGATTCAAACGTACTTGATAAAGTATCGCTTGTATACGGTCAGATGAACGAGCCTCCAGGTAACCGTTTACGCGTAGCGTTAACAGGTCTTACTATGGCTGAAAAGTTCCGTGATGAAGGTCGCGATGTACTTTTCTTCGTAGATAACATCTACCGTTACACACTTGCTGGTACAGAAGTATCTGCACTTCTTGGTCGTATGCCATCAGCGGTAGGTTACCAGCCTACACTTGCTGAAGAAATGGGTGTATTACAAGAGCGTATCGCTTCTACTAAGACAGGTTCAATCACTTCAATCCAAGCGGTATACGTACCTGCGGATGATTTAACGGATCCATCTCCAGCAACTACCTTTGCTCACTTAGACGCAACAGTAGTACTTTCGCGTGATATCGCGTCACTTGGTATCTACCCAGCGGTAGACCCACTTGATTCATCTTCACGTCAACTTGACCCACAAGTAATTGGTCAAGAGCACTACGATACAGCACGTGGCGTTCAAACAGTTCTTCAGCGTTATAAAGAACTTAAAGACATCATTGCAATCCTAGGTATGGACGAGCTTTCTGACGAAGATAAGCAACTTGTATCTCGTGCACGTAAAATCCAACGTTTCCTATCTCAGCCATTCTTCGTGGCAGAGGTGTTTACAGGCGCGTCTGGTAAATACGTATCACTAAAAGATACAATTTCTGGCTTTAAAGGCATCTTAAACGGTGAATTTGATGATATGCCAGAGCAAGCGTTCTACATGGTTGGCTCTATCGAAGAAGCTCAAGAAAAAGCCAAAAGCATGTAA